A region from the Drosophila takahashii strain IR98-3 E-12201 chromosome 2L, DtakHiC1v2, whole genome shotgun sequence genome encodes:
- the LOC108064173 gene encoding probable multidrug resistance-associated protein lethal(2)03659, with translation MQANKLPINPRESAGIFSVLMFCFALPILFKGRKKTLEPTDLYTTLRGHKADTLGDKFFETWQAEVKSCRDKPKKEPSILKVILKVFGWKLFVSGIFCGVLELGTRATLPLILGALISEFTINGNGDGPWAQIYGLTLIITTLISVLMFHPFMMGMMHLAMKMRVAVSTAIYRKALRLSRTALGDTTTGQVVNLISNDLGRFDRALIHFHFLWLGPLELLISSYFLYQQIGLASLYGIGILLLYLPIQTFMSRLTSRLRLQTALRTDQRVRMMNEIISGIQVIKMYTWEKPFGRLIERLRRSEMSSIRKVNFIRGTLLSFEITLGRIAIFVSLLGFVLMGGELTAERAFSVTAFYNILRRTVTKFFPSGMSQFAEMMVTLRRIKGFMMRDESGVLELGGGHINGLFKEEPLVELQSFQARWNREHTEPVLDNINISLKPPQLVAVIGPVGSGKSSLIQAILGELPGESGKLKVKGTISYASQEPWLFNASVRDNILFGLPMDKHRYRSVVKKCALERDFELLQGDRTFVGERGASLSGGQRARISLARAVYRQADTYLLDDPLSAVDTHVGRHLFEECMRGYLRDKLVILVTHQLQFLEHADLIVIMDKGKITAVGTYEEMLKSGQDFAKLLAKETQEEKENSDHEQEKAAGDAKEDKSNYSRQSSRLSRTSVSSMDSATDSVLEDERQPVQEARSKGKIGLDMYGKYFSAGSGWFLVIMGAFFCLATQILASGGDYFLSYWVKNNDSSSSLDIYIFSGINIALVIFALLRTILFFSMAMHSSTQLHNTMFQGVSRTALYFFHANPSGRILNRFAMDLGQVDEILPAVMLDCIQIFLTITGIIGVLCITNPWYLVNTMTMFLAFHFLRKFYLSTSRDVKRLEAVARSPMYSHFSATLNGLPTIRAMGAQELLTRQYDNYQDLHSSGYYTFLSTNRAFGYYLDLFCVAYVISVTIMSYFYPPLDNPGQIGLAITQAMSMTGTVQWGMRQSAELENSMTSVERVLEYRNLESEGEFESPEDKKPPKNWPLVGEIRAEELSLRYNPDPKSDKVLKLLNFVIQPREKIGIVGRTGAGKSSLINALFRLSYNDGSMVIDGRDTAEIGLHDLRSKISIIPQEPVLFSGTMRYNLDPFEQYSDDKLWEALEEVHLKEEVSELPKGLESLIAEGGANYSVGQRQLVCLARAILRENRILVMDEATANVDPQTDALIQSTIRRKFKDCTVLTIAHRLNTIIDSDKVMVLDAGNLVEFGSPFELLTQSWSKIFYGMVLQTGRSSFEHLLKIAHQAHESKLLSE, from the exons ATGCAGGCTAATAAGCTGCCAATAAATCCCCGCGAATCTGCGGGGATTTTCTCCGTTTTAATGTTCTG CTTCGCATTGCCCATTCTCTTCAAGGGCAGAAAAAAGACTCTAGAGCCCACCGATCTTTATACGACTTTAAGGGGACACAAAGCGGATACTCTGGGCGATAAATTCTTTGAGACCTGGCAGGCAGAAGTCAAGTCCTGTCGGGATAAGCCGAAAAAGGAACCGAGCATTCTAAAGGTCATACTCAAAGTTTTTGGATGGAAACTGTTCGTATCGGGCATATTTTGTGGGGTTCTGGAATTGGGAACGAG AGCTACTTTACCACTCATTCTGGGAGCTCTGATATCCGAGTTTACAATCAATGGAAATGGAGACGGACCTTGGGCTCAAATTTATGGATTAACCTTGATTATAACTACACTGATTTCTGTTCTTATGTTCCATCCCTTTATGATGGGTATGATG CACCTGGCCATGAAAATGAGAGTGGCAGTGAGTACGGCTATATATCGAAAAGCCCTCCGGCTAAGTCGCACTGCCTTGGGAGACACAACGACGGGTCAGGTGGTCAACCTTATATCAAACGATTTGGGCCGCTTCGATAGGGCCCTAATACACTTCCACTTTCTGTGGCTGGGGCCGTTGGAGTTGCTCATATCTTCGTACTTCCTATACCAACAAATAGGACTAGCCTCACTTTACGGAATCGGAATATTGCTGCTATATCTTCCGATACAAACCTTTATGAGCCGACTCACTTCGAGGCTGAGATTGCAAACAGCCCTAAGAACCGATCAGAGGGTTAGGATGATGAATGAGATTATATCTGGCATCCAGGTGATTAAAATGTACACCTGGGAGAAGCCCTTTGGCAGGCTAATCGAGCGGCTACGTCGCAGTGAAATGAGCTCCATTCGCAAGGTGAACTTTATCCGAGGAACTCTTCTGTCATTTGAGATTACTCTGGGCAGGATTGCGATATTCGTAAGCCTTCTGGGATTCGTCCTGATGGGCGGAGAATTGACTGCAGAGCGGGCTTTCTCCGTCACCGCTTTCTACAATATCCTGCGACGCACAGTGACCAAGTTCTTCCCGAGTGGAATGTCGCAATTCGCAGAGATGATGGTTACGCTCAGGAGAATTAAGGGATTTATGATGAGGGACGAGTCTGGAGTTCTGGAACTCGGAGGTGGACATATAAATGGGCTCTTCAAAGAGGAACCCCTAGTGGAATTGCAATCCTTTCAAGCCCGCTGGAATCGGGAGCACACGGAGCCTGTTTTGGATAATATCAACATTAGTCTTAAGCCACCGCAATTGGTGGCTGTCATTGGACCTGTGGGCTCGGGTAAATCGAGCCTTATTCAAGCCATATTGGGCGAACTTCCTGGTGAATCGGGAAAGCTTAAGGTAAAGGGAACAATCTCGTATGCCTCCCAGGAACCCTGGCTTTTCAACGCCTCCGTTAGGGATAATATTCTATTCGGTTTGCCCATGGATAAGCACCGATATCGTAGTGTCGTCAAGAAGTGTGCTTTGGAGAGAGATTTCGAACTGCTTCAGGGAGATCGCACTTTTGTGGGCGAAAGAGGAGCCTCTCTTTCCGGAGGTCAGAGAGCCAGGATCAGTTTGGCCAGAGCTGTTTACCGGCAGGCAGATACCTATCTCCTCGATGATCCTTTGAGCGCTGTGGATACCCACGTAGGTCGCCACTTATTCGAGGAGTGCATGCGTGGCTATCTGAGGGATAAACTAGTGATCCTGGTGACCCATCAACTGCAATTCCTGGAGCACGCCGATCTCATTGTGATCATGGATAAGGGAAAAATAACCGCTGTTGGGACCTATGAGGAAATGCTCAAAAGCGGCCAGGACTTTGCCAAGCTTTTGGCCAAGGAAACCCaggaggaaaaggaaaattcgGATCACGAGCAGGAAAAAGCAGCTGGCGATGCCAAGGAGGATAAATCAAATTACTCCCGTCAAAGCAGTCGATTGAGTAGAACCAGTGTCTCCTCAATGGATTCTGCCACGGATTCTGTGCTGGAAGACGAAAGGCAACCCGTTCAGGAAGCGCGTTCCAAGGGAAAAATTGGGTTGGACATGTATGGGAAGTACTTTTCAGCAGGTTCTGGATGGTTTCTGGTCATTATGGGGGCTTTTTTCTGCCTGGCCACTCAAATTCTGGCCTCCGGGGGAGATTACTTCCTGTCCTACTG GGTAAAGAACAACGACTCCTCTTCTTCGTTGGACATTTACATCTTTAGCGGAATCAATATTGCCCTGGTGATCTTTGCCCTGCTCCGAACGATTCTCTTCTTCAGCATGGCGATGCACTCTTCCACCCAGCTGCATAATACCATGTTCCAAGGGGTCTCCCGCACGGCCCTCTATTTCTTCCACGCCAATCCCTCGGGCAGGAtcctcaatcgatttgccatGGATCTGGGACAAGTGGATGAAATACTGCCTGCCGTCATGCTCGATTGCATTCAGATATTCCTCACAATCACTGGAATTATAGGAGTGTTGTGCATCACAAACCCGTGGTATTTGGTAAATACCATGACCATGTTCCTGGCTTTCCACTTTCTCCGCAAGTTCTATCTGAGCACTTCGAGGGACGTGAAGAGATTGGAAGCGGTGGCCAGATCCCCTATGTATTCGCACTTCAGTGCCACCCTAAATGGACTGCCCACCATCAGAGCCATGGGTGCCCAGGAATTGCTGACTAGGCAATACGATAACTACCAGGATCTCCACAGCTCGGGATACTATACCTTCCTGTCCACAAATCGTGCTTTTGGCTACTATCTGGACCTGTTTTGCGTGGCCTATGTCATATCGGTGACCATAATGAGCTACTTTTATCCCCCGCTGGACAATCCCGGGCAAATTGGTCTGGCTATCACGCAAGCTATGTCCATGACTGGGACTGTACAGTGGGGCATGCGACAATCCGCTGAGCTGGAGAATTCCATGACGTCGGTGGAACGAGTGCTGGAATATAGGAACCTGGAATCAGAAGGAGAATTCGAGTCCCCAGAGGATAAGAAACCACCCAAAAATTGGCCACTAGTGGGCGAGATTAGGGCGGAAGAGCTGAGCCTGCGATACAACCCCGATCCCAAGTCGGATAAAGTATTAAAGTTACTGAATTTCGTTATCCAACCACGCGAGAAGATTGGCATTGTGGGAAGAACGGGTGCCGGAAAATCATCGCTTATCAATGCCCTCTTCAGGTTGTCCTACAACGATGGGTCCATGGTGATAGACGGCAGGGATACAGCCGAAATTGGACTTCATGATCTGCGAAGCAAGATCTCGATAATACCCCAGGAACCCGTTCTTTTCTCCGGCACCATGCGCTACAACTTGGATCCCTTCGAACAGTATTCCGACGACAAGTTGTGGGAGGCCCTAGAAGAG GTTCATCTTAAAGAGGAGGTGTCCGAGTTGCCAAAGGGTCTTGAAAGTCTGATAGCGGAAGGGGGTGCCAACTACAGTGTGGGTCAGAGGCAATTGGTCTGCTTGGCCCGGGCAATTCTCCGCGAGAATCGCATTCTAGTGATGGACGAGGCCACGGCTAATGTCGATCCCCAAACGGACGCCCTTATACAGTCCACCATCCGCAGGAAGTTCAAGGATTGCACCGTGCTGACCATAGCCCACAGGTTAAACACGATCATAGATTCGGATAAGGTAATGGTGTTGGATGCCGGCAATCTGGTGGAATTCGGTTCACCCTTTGAACTTTTGACGCAGTCCTGGAGTAAAATCTTTTACGGCATGGTCTTGCAGACAGGTCGATCCAGTTTTGAGCACCTTTTAAAGATAGCACATCAG GCCCACGAGAGTAAATTGCTGTCGGAATAA
- the Nthl1 gene encoding endonuclease III-like protein 1 has product MNAKSAIILLNMAKNVKKQTLANKLAKRGEVIQPTEIMSRQNRADNVRDIEDLVGLGSSNSIYFSPIRTRKQRLLNGQHLKVEPLSPSRVVPKKNKMEEGNVTKIQMGSATVVKCKVVQEAVDSPIRIDKIKKELEPQIKQELNLQENQELLNNIKTELDTQGDTHLYMEVQAPHPLWYIHLENIRIMRTSKSAPVDTMGCHRCADSKADAKTQRFQNLVALMLSSQTKDQTTFEAMNRLKDRTLTPLKLKEMPVAELESLLHPVSFYKNKAKYLKQTVEILMEKYDSDIPDNLKELIALPGVGPKMAHICMAVAWNKITGIGVDVHVHRLSNRLGWVPKPTKEPEQTRVALEKWLPFSLWSEVNHLFVGFGQTICTPVKPNCGECLNKEICPSANAESQPKKKRDR; this is encoded by the exons ATGAACGCGAAGAGcgcaataattttattaaacatgGCCAAAAATGTGAAGAAACAAACGTTGGCCAACAAATTGGCCAAGAGAGGAGAGGTGATACAGCCCACGGAGATAATGAGCCGGCAGAATCGGGCGGATAATGTGCGA GATATTGAAGACCTAGTGGGTTTGGGTTCTAGTAACTCCATTTACTTCTCCCCGATTCGAACCCGCAAGCAGCGTCTCTTAAATGGGCAACACCTTAAAGTGGAACCCCTATCTCCAAGTCGAGtggtaccaaaaaaaaacaagatggAAGAGGGGAATGTAACCAAAATTCAAATGGGGTCCGCTACGGTAGTTAAATGCAAAGTGGTTCAAGAAGCTGTAGATTCCCCCATACGGATTGATAAGATCAAGAAGGAACTGGAACCACAGATAAAGCAGGAACTAAATTTACAAGAGAATCAGgagttattaaataatattaaaacagaACTGGATACCCAAGGGGATACGCATTTATATATGGAAGTGCAAGCACCACATCCTTTATGGTATATTCATTTAGAAAACATACGCATCATGAGAACCTCTAAAAGTGCTCCTGTGGACACTATGGGATGCCATCGCTGTGCGGACTCCAAAGCAGATGCAAag aCCCAACGCTTCCAAAACTTAGTAGCTTTGATGCTATCCAGTCAAACCAAAGatcaaaccacctttgaagcCATGAATCGCCTTAAGGACCGAACTCTAACTCCTctcaaattaaaggaaatgcCAGTGGCGGAACTGGAGAGCCTACTGCATCCGGTATCCTTTTATAAG AACAAAGCCAAGTACCTCAAGCAAACTGTGGAGATACTTATGGAAAAATATGATTCGGACATTCCGGATAATCTAAAGGAGCTTATAGCTCTTCCAGGTGTTGGGCCCAAGATGGCTCATATATGTATGGCGGTGGCCTGGAATAAAATCACCGGGATTGGAGTGGATGTCCATGTGCATCGCTTATCAAATCGATTGGGCTGGGTACCAAAGCCCACAAAGGAACCGGAACAAACCCGAGTCGCATTGGAGAAGTGGCTGCCTTTTAGTCTCTGGTCGGAGGTTAATCATCTTTTTGTGGGATTTGGCCAAACCATTTGTACGCCAGTGAAGCCAAATTGCGGAGAATGCTTGAACAAGGAAATTTGTCCTTCAGCCAACGCTGAATCTCAACCAAAAAAGAAGAGGGACCGATAG
- the Mtp gene encoding microsomal triacylglycerol transfer protein produces the protein MENKHKNCLPSLLLLALFFGSLDQGSTALIPPSSQQIFKLQNQVILQELGKDSSAKETRYTFESDLKINSVWSRDEDQLLEVFLSGSRVDASGKSRPITQIPDRPFYISLVKGQPEKVIAHSSKDQSLLNLKRGIASLLQLRLDGSQEEELDVSGLCRVSYSVKSSTKVEKTKRDCSLWDLRVNYHPEEALGIAQQAREQVSYELSSEGTLLKAESVENHRLSLAAKPDVGSSVESTLVLQHVSQGSQEVKQLERDNLEEVIQSLLDWNRVFELESDVDGMISEIREQTLEEQLKASLEELQSEDVGKSTLALAYVKLIPLARITGQEQFEDLLREHSKLLPQLMDLLGAVQTFDAHNATFEFLYKGAEISTEQLDLLEKYLQSLAVATHPDRKIIEHLYGLLELESIQKQLKLRESIIQTLATLTRLSRFDVEDPLLQQVRDYILQGLTSKEPTLYIRALQNLQDPATIASLLEQAQSDKQPHLSVAALQALKAFPLNSFDSPHRRQFESIFYQRRRRFDSSARTLALDIILSLRPSQEQLGHLLEYLASNDRQFEIKTYVLQKLRMLAEKCPRFRALFKTELAKRKQVNNYNVLGQKGLTTVLTRQLSLAPAFNESLLSTQEVYQGILKRGSVEFLLHAGRSQASSFKLGIYTAGLGSLVGDSDSGDGNDQIPADDELGGEETVTAGMEISVQGAQLRPLIFFSGQTELMGHVWGGSASDSTPAYQATTLAQDNEHYIILASGATLHWRVLGARSVDLNGKVGFSLWNRNAQTEIQQNTGSAVLGHVAVGFTYAKLVQDFSLTHEPKLSLNADLDFYSGIKLCMQLQRPEQLLKQTSIRSVFLQNVDRPYAKHVRSILSHKTAGCTFALNQKNNEMCNIIFSD, from the exons ATGGAGaacaaacataaaaactgTCTGCCATCTCTGCTTCTTCTGGCCCTCTTTTTTGGAAGTTTGG ACCAGGGAAGCACAGCTTTAATTCCTCCGAGCAGCCAGCAAATCTTCAAGCTGCAAAATCAAGTGATTCTCCAGGAATTGGGAAAAGACTCAAGTGCCAAGGAGACGAGATATACATTTGAGAGCGATCTTAAGATCAATTCGGTTTGGAGTCGTGATGAAGATCAGTTGCTGGAGGTCTTTCTCAGCGGCAGTCGGGTTGATGCCTCCGGAAAATCCCGACCCATCACCCAGATACCCGATAGGCCTTTCTACATAAGTCTGGTCAAGGGACAGCCTGAAAAGGTGATCGCCCACTCTTCGAAAGATCAATCCCTGCTTAATTTGAAGCGCGGAATAGCTTCGCTCCTGCAGCTGAGATTGGATGGCTCCCAGGAGGAGGAATTGGATGTTTCTGGCCTGTGTCGAGTGTCCTACAGTGTGAAATCTTCAACGAAAGTTGAGAAAACCAAAAGAGACTGTTCTCTGTGGGATCTCAGGGTGAACTATCACCCGGAAGAAGCTCTGGGCATTGCTCAGCAAGCCCGGGAGCAGGTCTCCTACGAGCTCTCTTCAGAGGGAACTCTTTTGAAGGCAGAGTCCGTGGAGAATCACCGCCTGAGCCTAGCGGCCAAACCGGATGTGGGAAGCTCGGTGGAGAGTACTCTAGTCCTGCAACACGTTTCCCAAGGATCGCAGGAGGTGAAACAACTGGAAAGGGACAACCTTGAGGAGGTCATCCAGAGCCTGCTGGACTGGAATCGCGTTTTCGAGCTGGAATCCGATGTAGATGGCATGATCAGCGAGATCAGAGAGCAAACT CTTGAGGAACAACTGAAGGCTTCTCTGGAGGAACTGCAATCCGAGGACGTGGGCAAATCCACGCTGGCTCTTGCTTACGTCAAACTAATCCCCTTGGCTCGCATCACCGGGCAGGAACAGTTCGAAGATCTACTCAGGGAGCACTCGAAACTGCTGCCCCAGTTGATGGATCTTCTGGGTGCTGTGCAAACCTTCGATGCGCATAATGCCACCTTTGAATTCCTCTACAAAGGGGCGGAAATCTCGACCGAGCAATTGGATCTGCTGGAGAAATACTTGCAGTCGCTAGCGGTGGCCACGCATCCGGATAGGAAAATAATCGAACATTTGTACGGATTACTCGAGCTGGAATCTATCCAAAAGCAGTTAAAGCTTAGGGAAAGCATTATCCAAACTCTGGCCACGTTAACCCGCCTAAGCCGATTCGATGTTGAGGATCCTTTGCTGCAGCAAGTGCGAGATTATATCCTGCAAGGCTTGACCTCTAAGGAGCCCACTTTGTACATCAGGGCTCTGCAGAATCTCCAGGATCCGGCCACCATTGCATCCCTGCTGGAACAGGCTCAAAGTGACAAGCAGCCGCATTTATCGGTGGCTGCTTTGCAGGCCCTGAAAGCTTTTCCTTTGAACAGCTTTGATTCGCCGCATCGAAGGCAGTTTGAAAGTATCTTCTACCAGCGAAGGCGGCGCTTTGATAGCTCCGCTCGCACCCTGGCTCTGGACATTATCCTATCGCTCAGGCCGAGTCAGGAGCAATTGGGTCACCTGTTGGAGTACCTGGCCTCCAATGATCGTCAGTTTGAGATCAAAACCTATGTGCTGCAGAAGCTGCGCATGCTGGCTGAGAAGTGCCCACGATTCAGGGCTCTGTTTAAAACGGAGCTGGCTAAAAGGAAGCAGGTGAACAACTACAATGTGCTGGGACAAAAGG GCCTGACGACAGTCCTCACCCGCCAGCTTTCTCTGGCGCCTGCCTTCAACGAATCCCTCTTGAGCACTCAGGAAGTGTACCAGGGAATCCTCAAGCGTGGCTCTGTGGAATTTCTGCTCCACGCAGGACGCTCCCAGGCTAGCAGCTTCAAATTGGGCATCTACACTGCCGGCTTGGGTTCGCTGGTTGGCGATAGTGATTCGGGTGATGGAAATGACCAGATTCCGGCGGACGATGAACTGGGTGGCGAGGAAACAGTAACGGCAGGCATGGAGATCAGTGTGCAGGGCGCCCAATTGCGACCGCTGATCTTCTTCAGCGGTCAGACGGAGCTAATGGGGCACGTGTGGGGAGGAAGTGCCTCGGACTCGACGCCCGCCTACCAGGCAACCACTTTGGCCCAGGACAACGAGCACTACATAATCCTGGCATCGGGGGCCACTCTGCATTGGCGAGTGCTGGGCGCTAGGAGTGTGGATCTCAATGGCAAGGTGGGCTTCAGCCTGTGGAACCGGAATGCTCAGACGGAGATTCAGCAAAA CACTGGGAGCGCTGTCCTGGGTCACGTGGCCGTTGGTTTCACTTATGCGAAATTAGTCCAGGATTTCAGCCTCACCCACGAACCGAAACTGAGTCTGAATGCGGACCTGGACTTTTACAGCGGCATTAAACTGTGCATGCAGCTTCAGCGACCCGAACAGCTTCTCAA ACAAACCTCCATTCGTTCGGTTTTCCTACAAAACGTGGATCGACCTTATGCCAAACATGTGCGCTCTATACTGTCCCACAAAACTGCGGGCTGCACTTTCGCCCTAAATCAGAAGAACAACGAAATGTGCAACATCATATTTAGCGACTAA
- the RPA2 gene encoding replication protein A 32 kDa subunit, with amino-acid sequence MNDSFGDFNATQTAPTGAASNQKGEGIVPLVVKQIVDAPEGNIEMFGMQYGMACVVAIVRNIETSSTKITYTLEDHSGRIDAHYWLEEGDALKAPEVMLNNYVKVYGTTRSQAGQKTLMVFKLLPVLDPNELCTHLLEVLNARYRAEDYQNKGGSGAVASSGSIADFTASQSSAIVSGLDPKQQAVFQAIKSNVSEEGISRKELKAKFSHISDSELTNILDFMISEGHIYSSIDADHFICTM; translated from the exons ATGAACGATTCAT TTGGAGATTTCAACGCCACACAAACGGCGCCCACGGGAGCAGCCAGCAATCAGAAGGGAGAG gGAATAGTGCCACTGGTGGTGAAGCAGATTGTGGACGCCCCGGAGGGCAACATCGAAATGTTCGGCATGCAATACGGCATGGCCTGTGTGGTGGCCATAGTGCGAAACATCGAGACTTCCTCGACGAAGATTACCTACACCCTGGAGGACCACAGCGGCAGGATCGATGCGCACTATTGGTTGGAGGAGGGCGATGCCCTCAAGGCCCCCGAGGTCATGCTGAACAACTACGTGAAGGTCTATGGCACCACGCGATCGCAGGCGGGCCAGAAGACCCTAATGGTCTTCAAACTGCTGCCCGTTCTGGACCCGAACGAGCTGTGCACCCATCTCCTGGAAGTGCTCAATGCGCGCTACAGGGCCGAGGATTACCAGAACAAGGGCGGATCTGGGGCAGTGGCTTCTTCCGGCTCCATCGCTGATTTCACCGCCTCCCAGAGCTCGGCCATTGTAAGTGGGCTGGATCCCAAGCAGCAGGCCGTCTTCCAGGCCATCAAGAGCAATGTATCCGAGGAGGGCATCTCCCGCAAGGAACTGAAAGCCAAGTTCTCGCACATCAGCGACTCAGAGTTGAC CAACATTCTGGACTTTATGATTTCCGAGGGGCACATTTACTCCAGCATTGATGCTGatcattttatttgcacaATGTAA